One segment of Anopheles stephensi strain Indian chromosome 3, UCI_ANSTEP_V1.0, whole genome shotgun sequence DNA contains the following:
- the LOC118513727 gene encoding receptor-type tyrosine-protein phosphatase-like N has translation MSNTDTSTTVAAWTNTSRQHLMMAAGLLALLLLSGGGTNILVSAEGNIGCLFAETLCLEHLEWCYDDFAFGKCLPQYGLEPEELFRKPLEEDQSRILARMLEELQGAGLGWEHPFTQCRIQGALFAIRTNSEIPQTLCANLAPDPEILGPQSPLAFVRFTPPNEEYADEVYYPPPKKAFAHQQMESPVELDILPEVVPLDPRAPSIELERARLQELQRRIALGRMLKQYDADQQQQHPPDVTDYLDMGAEMNEIEDSQLLPFKAAEGEREWAYGASKRGATGSGIFRDQQAGNDEERALKELVDRLTPADVDPEFEYIYPKTSSFREYAKEHHIPKISNFAPENVNRLQQEPGAAKANDPNVDKFYTHPHKAVPHTRNEIPASGNFRESAVAAYAPGPEAGGLYTEGGFVYVPKSGGRPGKDEARTLLDNILGFTRRERLDVKKPGPPAAPPPSGQSPSEPPKEMAPAEEKPHPAATGEDKRPKSKKELFAHTDDDHAPHSVDTEYAHVILKNPIDNWKDGSRIVAALAELLNMQGYFTHPRVDRHEVSFRVEANPDRKTAADVAKQINDSRFKNNLSRRLGVLVIQAGVGDKTKENDVSSQRLKRVEDGPNVTHVMAYMFAGAGAAAVIVVAMTLFLIRKHDKKKDKLGGLQSGLSGADSSSKDYQDLCRARMAGGKTGPTGSDSPGGRITALTKEAEARPPSSRSSTSSWSEEPALTNMDISTGHMVLSYMEDHLRNKGRLQREWEALCRYEAEPSARDAALQSQCAPLNRPGAPLPYDHSRVVLNHLANAEGMDYINASTITDHDPRAPAYVAAQGPMQSTLAHFWQMVWEQGAVVLVALCRLQENGEPACARYWPEEGAEVYHIYEVHLVSEHIWCDDYLVRSFYLKNLRTGETRTVTQFHFLSWPQGGVPTSAKALLDFRRKVNKSYRGRSCPIVVHSSNGSGRTGAYILLDLVLGRMNKGAREIDIAATLEHLRDQRAGLVATRQQFEFVLMAVAEEVHAILKALPQSTSSNKGSQDQEKDDKAAPEAAKAADKPVDK, from the exons ATGTCAAATACTGACACATCGACGACAGTGGCAGCATGGACAAACACTTCGAGGCAACACTTGATGATGGCCGCCGGTCtgctggcgctgctgctgctgtccggcGGTGGCACTAACATCCTCGTCTCGGCCGAAGGCAACATCG GTTGCCTCTTTGCGGAAACACTTTGCTTGGAACACCTGGAATGGTGCTATGATG ACTTCGCCTTTGGAAAGTGTCTACCGCAGTATGGGCTGGAACCGGAGGAACTCTTCCGCAAACCGCTGGAGGAGGACCAGAGCCGCATCCTGGCGCGCATGCTCGAGGAGCTCCAGGGGGCCGGTCTCGGCTGGGAGCACCCGTTCACCCAGTGCCGCATCCAGGGTGCGCTCTTCGCCATCCGCACCAACTCGGAGATCCCGCAGACGCTGTGCGCTAACCTAGCGCCGGATCCGGAGATCCTTGGCCCCCAGAGTCCGCTTGCGTTCGTACGCTTTACGCCGCCGAACGAGGAGTACGCCGACGAGGTATACTATCCACCGCCGAAGAAAGCATTCGCACACCAGCAGATGGAGTCACCGGTTGAGTTAGACATTCTGCCGGAGGTGGTTCCTCTGGATCCGCGTGCACCATCAATTGAGCTTGAGCGAGCGCGACTTCAGGAGCTGCAGCGGCGGATTGCTCTCGGGCGAATGCTCAAGCAGTACGATgccgatcagcagcagcaacatccaCCGGACGTTACGGACTATCTGGATATGGGAGCTGAGATGAACGAGATCGAAGACAGCCAGCTGTTACCGTTCAAGGCGGCGGAAGGTGAGCGTGAGTGGGCATACGGAGCGAGCAAACGGGGAGCGACCGGCTCGGGCATCTTCCGCGATCAACAGGCAGGAAATGATGAGGAACGCGCTCTCAAGGAACTGGTCGATCGCTTAACACCGGCCGACGTAGATCCGGAGTTTGAGTACATCTACCCCAAGACGTCATCCTTCCGAGAGTACGCGAAAGAGCATCACATCCCGAAGATATCCAACTTTGCGCCCGAAAACGTCAACCGACTACAGCAAGAACCAGGAGCGGCGAAAGCTAACGACCCAAACGTGGACAAGTTCTACACCCATCCGCACAAAGCAGTTCCTCATACGCGCAATGAAATTCCAGCCTCGGGCAACTTCCGTGAGTCAGCCGTAGCTGCTTATGCACCCGGTCCGGAAGCAGGTGGCTTGTACACCGAGGGAGGTTTCGTTTACGTTCCAAAGTCGGGTGGTCGACCAGGCAAGGATGAAGCGCGCACCCTGCTGGACAACATCCTTGGTTTTACCAGACGCGAGCGGCTAGACGTGAAGAAACCGGGACCTccggcagcaccaccaccatcgggccAGAGTCCTAGCGAACCACCGAAGGAGATGGCACCAGCAGAGGAAAAACCTCACCCGGCAGCCACAGGTGAGGATAAGCGACCGAAATCGAAGAAGGAACTGTTTGCCCACACGGACGACGACCATGCACCGCACTCGGTCGATACGGAGTACGCGCACGTTATCCTGAAGAATCC GATTGACAACTGGAAGGATGGATCGAGGATTGTGGCCGCGCTGGCTGAGCTATTGAACATGCAGGGCTACTTCACGCATCCACGAGTCGATCGGCACGAAGTCTCGTTCCGTGTGGAGGCGAACCCGGATCGCAAAACGGCTGCCGATGTTGCCAAGCAGATCAACGATAGCCGCTTCAAGAACAATCTCTCGCGACGGTTGGGTGTGCTCGTTATACAGGCCGGCGTTGGCGATAAGACCAAGGAAAACGATGTCTCTTCACAGCGTTTGAAGCGTGTCGAGGATGGACCGAACGTTACCCACGTTATGGCTTACATGTTTGCTGGggcaggagcagcagctgtTATCGTTGTTGCGATGACGCTGTTCCTTATCCGCAAGCACGATAAGAAGAAGGACAAACTGGGAGGACTTCAGTCGGGATTGAGCGGTGCCGACAGCTCGAGCAAGGATTATCAGGACCTTTGCAGAGCGCGTATGGCAGGTGGAAAAACGGGACCTACTGGCTCGGATTCCCCTGGCGGACGCATAACGGCACTGACGAAGGAAGCCGAAGCGAGACCTCCATCGTCCCGCTCGAGCACATCCTCCTGGAGCGAAGAGCCGGCGCTAACGAACATGGACATCTCCACCGGCCATATGGTGCTGTCGTACATGGAGGACCACCTGCGCAACAAGGGACGACTCCAGCGCGAATGGGAAGCACTCTGCCGGTACGAGGCGGAACCGAGCGCACGGGATGCGGCACTACAGTCCCAGTGTGCTCCACTAAACCGTCCCGGTGCACCTTTACCGTACGATCATTCGCGTGTTGTGCTGAACCATCTGGCGAACGCAGAAGGCATGGACTACATCAACGCGTCCACCATCACCGATCACGATCCGCGTGCCCCGGCGTATGTCGCTGCTCAAGGACCGATGCAGTCGACGCTGGCACACTTCTGGCAGATGGTCTGGGAGCAGGGTGCTGTAGTTCTCGTGGCTCTGTGCCGTCTGCAAGAGAACGGTGAGCCGGCGTGTGCTCGCTACTGGCCCGAGGAAGGTGCCGAGGTGTATCACATCTACGAGGTCCATCTGGTTAGCGAGCATATCTGGTGCGATGACTACCTGGTGAGGTCGTTCTACCTGAAGAACCTGCGCACGGGAGAAACGCGTACCGTGACACAGTTCCACTTCCTGTCCTGGCCACAGGGTGGCGTACCGACGTCCGCGAAGGCACTGCTCGATTTCAGGCGCAAGGTCAACAAGTCGTACCGAGGACGTTCGTGTCCGATCGTTGTGCACAGCAG CAATGGATCGGGACGTACCGGTGCCTACATCTTGCTCGATCTGGTCCTTGGACGCATGAACAAGGGCGCCCGGGAAATTGACATTGCCGCAACACTGGAACATCTGCGCGATCAGCGTGCCGGGCTCGTGGCCACCAGGCAACAGTTCGAGTTCGTCCTAATGGCCGTCGCGGAAGAGGTGCATGCCATCCTTAAGGCACTGCCACaatccaccagcagcaacaagggCTCGCAGGATCAGGAAAAGGATGACAAGGCAGCACCGGAAGCAGCGAAGGCGGCCGACAAACCAGTGGACAAGTGA